In Methanoregula sp., the sequence TGAATACGCTTTCAAAACCCATACTGTCTGCAAAGCAGCCAAGCCAGAGCAGGTGCGAGTGCAGTCTTGAGTATTCCGACCAGATCGTCCTGAGATATTGGGCCCGCTCTGGAACTTCAAGCCCCATTATCTGCTCAATACCCTGCACATAGGTCTGGCTGTGGATGAAACTGCAGATACCACAGATCCGCTCCGCAATGAAGACGTACTCGGTGTATTCCCGTTTCTCCACGAGTTTTTCAAGACCCCGGTGGACATATCCGATGGTCGGGATGACATCTACGACTTTTTCATCCTCCAGTACAAGGTCGAGGTGGAGGGGTTCAGGAAGCACCGGGTGCTGGGGGCCGAACGGGACGGTTATTTGTTTTGACATGCGTCGTCCTCCTTTACAATGGTCACGCTGAAAGGATGTTTGATTGCTGTCTTGTAGAACGTGCCTTTGAAATCGATATTGATCCCTTTCACATGGATACCATACAGGTCATGGATCTCGTTCTCGTATACAAACGCACCAAAGTATATTCCGCTGATGCTGGGAATTTCATCTGCCTGTTTTACGGTAATGCGGTAGTTTGTGAGCTTGTAATCTTTGTCATAAACATAGAGAATCTCGAAGTTGTCTTCGATCTTCGTGCACCCGATCTGAACCAGACGGTTGCCGTCTTTCTTTGCCTGCTCGGCCTTCGTAACTACGTCCCCGACACTGATCGGGAGAATTGTCTGTGGTTCCATCATTGTGCACCTCCTTCCGCGTGCCTGTGGTGTTCTTTATGACCGTGATCGGTTACCATGGGAGAGCTCACCTTTTTGATCCGTTTTTCCTCTAAAATGCCCCACGCGGTGACAATCCCGTCGATAATGGACTCTGGGCGTGCTGCGCACCCGGGCACGTAGACGTCAACCGGTATGAGTTTATCGATGCCTCCGGCAACATTGTAGCATTCCCGGAACACTCCTCCCGAACAAGCACAGATACCGACTGCAACAACCGCTTTCGGATCCGGGATCTGGTTGTAGATGTTCTGGATGACCTCGCGGTTCTGTTCATTGATCGAACCGGTCACAACAAAGATATCCGCATGTTTCGGGTTACCCGTGTTGATGATGCCGAACCGCTCGACATCATACATTGGGGTGAGGCAGGCAAGAATCTCTATAT encodes:
- a CDS encoding NADH-quinone oxidoreductase subunit C; translated protein: MMEPQTILPISVGDVVTKAEQAKKDGNRLVQIGCTKIEDNFEILYVYDKDYKLTNYRITVKQADEIPSISGIYFGAFVYENEIHDLYGIHVKGINIDFKGTFYKTAIKHPFSVTIVKEDDACQNK
- a CDS encoding NADH-quinone oxidoreductase subunit B family protein; the encoded protein is MTYLAKSPWIIHYDASSCNGCDIEILACLTPMYDVERFGIINTGNPKHADIFVVTGSINEQNREVIQNIYNQIPDPKAVVAVGICACSGGVFRECYNVAGGIDKLIPVDVYVPGCAARPESIIDGIVTAWGILEEKRIKKVSSPMVTDHGHKEHHRHAEGGAQ